The proteins below come from a single Dehalococcoidia bacterium genomic window:
- a CDS encoding chloride channel protein — protein sequence MTVEPAELAPPLATKAIETPPPAVSSSLLGAMHPVVSGFAVGAIVAVAAALLLGAFNGFAGLVATARFESGVLLLIVLPPIVGGALVGIGRRWWGNGYHQLLSGHPAELPRAAGQFGLAAVTVLFGGVAGREEPVIALAAALGRRLGLLARQRTVSLRGMAAAAVAGGISTAFGVPFAGLLFALETVAGRPAAGDLVALLVAAGLGAVLGRLLGVAVPLPAGASPAEPGGWIVVAAVSVAALIVGLALSSLLGLLLTAHRRIGGLLPITPMIGGGIVGLLSVLSPAFAGNAPIAPALLAAGAEPLWLLTAAGRAAALAATLGLGGVGGVIGPIVGIGEALGAGLAGLLLPFLPGSDAATLALVGGMVLLATVVRAPFACAMLSLEFGADPGLVVFLAAVAWGAAEIARHAEPWSIYRLFDPERESASSSSLSPVLSTTLVRDLMETTYPTLAPTTTVADAARRIGNEEIPIVDAQGRLVGLSGPHEIEVALLTARGEASILPWARHEFPTVTPYQTIAQALEEPGVESVAAVPVVDPRAPMRLVGVLRRAAILARLGLPGEKSERDVSPAPASAHLPVLTIAIRDGSPWAGKRVRELRLPRDAYLAFLQRGAARLPVRGDSLLRVGDILVGFAPEAVGNALQNDAAPPA from the coding sequence GTGACGGTCGAGCCGGCTGAACTTGCCCCACCACTTGCTACGAAGGCGATCGAGACCCCGCCCCCCGCCGTCTCGAGCTCCCTGCTCGGCGCAATGCACCCGGTCGTCTCCGGGTTCGCCGTCGGAGCAATCGTTGCAGTCGCCGCCGCCCTCCTCCTAGGAGCGTTCAACGGGTTCGCGGGTCTTGTCGCGACAGCGCGCTTTGAGAGCGGAGTGCTGCTGCTGATTGTGCTCCCCCCGATTGTGGGCGGCGCGCTTGTCGGGATCGGCCGCCGCTGGTGGGGCAACGGCTATCACCAGCTGCTGAGCGGCCACCCGGCCGAGCTTCCGCGCGCCGCGGGGCAGTTTGGGCTCGCCGCAGTGACCGTGCTCTTCGGCGGAGTTGCGGGGCGCGAAGAGCCGGTGATCGCGCTGGCCGCCGCCCTCGGCCGCCGTCTCGGGCTGCTCGCCCGGCAGCGGACGGTCTCGCTGCGGGGGATGGCGGCAGCGGCGGTGGCGGGCGGGATCTCCACGGCCTTCGGGGTCCCTTTTGCCGGGCTGCTGTTCGCCCTCGAGACCGTCGCCGGACGCCCTGCCGCCGGCGACCTCGTCGCCCTCCTCGTTGCCGCCGGGCTCGGCGCCGTACTCGGTCGGCTGCTCGGGGTGGCGGTGCCGCTGCCGGCCGGCGCAAGCCCCGCCGAGCCAGGGGGCTGGATTGTCGTTGCGGCTGTTTCGGTCGCGGCGCTCATCGTCGGGCTTGCACTCTCCTCCCTGCTCGGGCTGCTGCTCACCGCGCACCGTCGCATCGGCGGACTGCTGCCGATCACGCCGATGATCGGCGGAGGGATTGTTGGCCTGCTGAGCGTTCTCAGCCCCGCTTTTGCGGGGAACGCCCCGATCGCTCCGGCGCTGCTCGCGGCGGGGGCAGAGCCGCTCTGGCTTCTCACGGCGGCTGGCCGAGCCGCCGCGCTGGCAGCGACTCTCGGGCTCGGCGGCGTCGGCGGGGTTATCGGTCCGATTGTCGGGATCGGCGAAGCGCTCGGCGCCGGGCTGGCCGGGCTTCTTCTTCCTTTCCTGCCGGGCAGCGATGCCGCTACTTTGGCGCTCGTCGGCGGGATGGTGCTCTTAGCCACCGTGGTGCGGGCGCCGTTTGCCTGCGCGATGCTCAGCCTCGAATTCGGCGCTGACCCCGGCCTCGTCGTCTTCCTCGCCGCCGTCGCCTGGGGTGCGGCGGAGATCGCCCGCCATGCCGAGCCGTGGTCGATCTACCGCCTCTTCGATCCAGAGCGCGAAAGCGCTTCTTCCTCCTCCCTCTCCCCCGTGCTGAGCACCACCCTCGTGCGCGACTTGATGGAGACGACCTACCCCACCCTCGCCCCGACGACGACAGTCGCCGACGCCGCTCGTCGTATCGGCAACGAGGAGATCCCCATCGTCGATGCGCAGGGCAGACTGGTCGGCCTGAGCGGTCCCCACGAGATCGAAGTTGCCTTGCTCACGGCGCGGGGAGAAGCAAGCATCCTCCCTTGGGCGCGCCACGAATTCCCGACGGTGACGCCGTATCAGACGATCGCCCAGGCGCTCGAAGAGCCCGGGGTCGAAAGCGTGGCAGCGGTTCCGGTTGTCGACCCGCGCGCCCCGATGCGGTTGGTCGGCGTGCTGCGGCGGGCGGCGATCTTAGCGCGACTTGGATTGCCAGGCGAGAAGAGCGAGCGCGACGTCTCGCCTGCGCCTGCATCCGCTCACCTGCCCGTGCTGACCATTGCTATCCGCGACGGCTCCCCCTGGGCGGGGAAGCGCGTGCGCGAACTCCGCCTCCCGCGCGATGCCTACCTCGCCTTCCTGCAGCGAGGCGCCGCCCGGCTTCCCGTGCGCGGCGACAGTCTGCTCCGCGTCGGTGACATTCTCGTCGGCTTCGCGCCGGAGGCGGTCGGCAACGCGCTGCAGAACGACGCCGCCCCCCCTGCGTGA
- a CDS encoding enoyl-CoA hydratase/isomerase family protein, translating to MDYQAYQHLVIEVADGIALVRLNRPEKLNAFNAAMGRELLRLPDQLRDDPAVRVVVVTGTGRGFCSGVDISEARGPTADNPFHRQPMDPLGYSGRLPLAWHEIDKPTIAAVNGVAAGGGLCLAMMMDMRVIARTARLLPMFITRGLAPEVGASWFAARLLGLPRALEWYLTGEEISGERAGEIGLANYVVEESELLPKAMELARKIADGPPIAVRLTRRSIYHAVTSSLRDHLPYEASNLAISQATEDAAEGRAAVRERRKPVFVGR from the coding sequence ATGGACTACCAAGCATACCAGCACCTTGTCATCGAAGTCGCAGATGGTATCGCCCTCGTTCGCCTCAACCGCCCCGAGAAGCTGAATGCGTTCAACGCCGCGATGGGACGCGAGCTTCTCCGCCTGCCCGACCAGTTGCGCGACGACCCGGCGGTCCGGGTTGTCGTGGTGACAGGAACCGGACGCGGCTTCTGCAGCGGGGTCGATATCTCCGAGGCACGGGGGCCGACGGCCGACAATCCGTTTCATCGCCAGCCGATGGACCCGCTCGGCTACAGCGGCCGCTTGCCGCTTGCCTGGCACGAGATCGACAAGCCGACAATTGCGGCTGTGAACGGCGTGGCTGCCGGAGGGGGGCTGTGCCTCGCGATGATGATGGATATGCGGGTCATCGCGCGCACCGCGCGATTGCTGCCGATGTTCATCACGCGCGGCCTTGCGCCCGAAGTCGGCGCAAGCTGGTTCGCCGCCCGTTTGCTCGGCCTCCCGCGCGCCCTTGAATGGTATCTGACGGGCGAGGAAATTTCGGGTGAGCGCGCAGGGGAGATCGGCCTCGCGAACTACGTGGTTGAGGAGAGCGAGTTGCTGCCCAAAGCGATGGAGCTTGCCCGCAAGATCGCGGACGGCCCTCCGATTGCCGTCCGGCTGACGCGGCGATCGATCTATCACGCCGTCACCAGCAGCTTGCGCGACCACCTGCCCTACGAGGCCTCGAACCTCGCCATCAGCCAAGCGACGGAAGACGCCGCAGAAGGGCGGGCGGCCGTCCGCGAGCGACGGAAGCCGGTGTTCGTTGGGCGCTAG
- a CDS encoding VOC family protein has translation MALTGPVRRANVIVRDMEASLRFYRDLLGFTVFFDDVVSAGAGGRILNVPCRAARMVVLRADEGTVGMIGLMELQDAAGLAPPIEPAAVRLGEPFLALQSDRFSELVERLEAAGVQFVNHPAEFQVQGRRVREFAVRDPDGLMINIIESTPPSPS, from the coding sequence CCAACGTGATCGTCCGCGACATGGAGGCTTCGCTGCGGTTTTATCGCGACCTGCTCGGCTTCACCGTCTTTTTCGACGACGTCGTCTCGGCCGGTGCCGGAGGCCGCATCCTCAATGTGCCCTGCCGAGCGGCGCGGATGGTCGTGCTCCGCGCGGACGAGGGGACGGTCGGGATGATCGGGCTGATGGAGCTGCAGGACGCTGCGGGGCTTGCGCCCCCGATCGAGCCCGCGGCAGTTCGGCTTGGCGAGCCGTTTCTCGCCCTCCAATCCGACCGGTTTAGCGAACTGGTGGAGCGGCTGGAGGCAGCGGGAGTGCAGTTTGTCAACCACCCAGCGGAATTTCAGGTGCAGGGCCGGCGAGTGCGCGAGTTTGCGGTGCGCGACCCTGACGGGCTGATGATCAACATTATCGAGAGCACTCCCCCCTCACCATCTTGA
- a CDS encoding ABC transporter substrate-binding protein has translation MRHCLPLLLLLAALLPACLGGNDRAGQERAPALEPYGRTVRVGYIANGLPAGIGFVLEEGQLFASQRLPVVFQRYAGPEGLRRALLTSELDVAVALPLLSAAKLLEEDTHVVVVAGLQLAEEQVMVPLTSTIQSVADLRGKLVGTPGPGSSGDLLFWSVLSHGYGFGPADLRTHVATETQLVILIESGAVDAVVLRGLTVAGLPDPSRYRIVSDLPAEWRAATQLDAPPIVATVTMRRGFLDGYPDEAARALAGIILAVRWGRQHPAEVAQLMTRHLRMTQANAHNYARRWPQMWAAVMDDAAVAAMQLSLERLRSQGLIRQPVPETLFDRALFTRASHYAR, from the coding sequence GTGCGTCACTGTCTCCCCCTCCTTCTCCTGCTCGCCGCGCTGCTGCCAGCCTGTCTTGGGGGCAACGACCGTGCCGGGCAGGAGCGCGCTCCTGCCCTTGAGCCGTACGGACGTACCGTTCGCGTCGGCTATATCGCTAACGGTCTGCCAGCCGGGATCGGGTTTGTCCTCGAAGAGGGGCAGCTGTTCGCCAGCCAGCGGCTGCCGGTTGTCTTCCAGCGCTATGCGGGGCCCGAAGGGCTGCGCCGCGCATTGCTGACGAGCGAACTCGACGTCGCCGTTGCGCTGCCTCTCCTCTCCGCCGCGAAGCTGCTTGAGGAGGATACCCACGTCGTTGTCGTCGCTGGCCTGCAGTTGGCTGAAGAACAGGTGATGGTCCCGCTGACCTCGACAATCCAGAGCGTCGCTGACCTGCGCGGCAAGCTGGTCGGCACGCCGGGCCCGGGGTCGAGCGGCGACCTGCTGTTCTGGTCGGTGCTCTCTCACGGCTATGGGTTCGGTCCTGCCGACCTCCGCACCCACGTCGCGACAGAAACGCAGCTGGTAATCCTGATCGAGAGCGGAGCGGTGGATGCAGTGGTGCTGCGCGGGCTGACTGTTGCCGGCTTGCCTGACCCGAGCCGCTACCGCATCGTCAGCGACCTGCCAGCAGAGTGGCGCGCCGCCACGCAGCTCGACGCCCCGCCGATAGTGGCAACGGTGACTATGCGCCGGGGCTTTCTCGACGGCTATCCCGACGAGGCGGCGCGAGCGCTCGCCGGCATCATCCTTGCCGTCCGCTGGGGGCGCCAGCATCCGGCCGAGGTCGCCCAGTTGATGACCCGCCATCTCCGCATGACCCAAGCGAACGCCCACAACTATGCGCGCCGCTGGCCCCAGATGTGGGCAGCAGTTATGGACGATGCTGCGGTCGCCGCTATGCAGCTCTCGCTCGAGCGTCTGCGCAGCCAAGGATTGATTCGTCAGCCTGTTCCCGAGACCCTCTTCGACCGCGCCCTCTTTACGCGGGCCAGCCACTACGCTCGGTGA